GCTGCGCTTCGCGCTCGCCTGCCTCGTGCTGGCCATGACCTGCGCCCTCTGGCGCCTCTTTCGCGGCCCGCGCGCGCAGGACCGCGTGCTCGCCTTCGACTGCCTCTACGTGAACGCGATGCTGGTGGTGCTCGCGCTGGGGCTGGTGTACCGCAGCAGCACCTACTTCGAGGCGGCCCTGCTCATCGCCCTCTTCGGCTTCGCGGGCTCCACGGCGATG
This Aggregicoccus sp. 17bor-14 DNA region includes the following protein-coding sequences:
- a CDS encoding K+/H+ antiporter subunit F, whose product is MSPLLLGALRFALACLVLAMTCALWRLFRGPRAQDRVLAFDCLYVNAMLVVLALGLVYRSSTYFEAALLIALFGFAGSTAMAKFLLRGEVIE